The Zingiber officinale cultivar Zhangliang chromosome 10A, Zo_v1.1, whole genome shotgun sequence genome contains a region encoding:
- the LOC122028039 gene encoding IRK-interacting protein-like: MDLQSGSGGGGGCSAEAHGIRRQDIQEAILKAAELRALHAALLRRGSGGSPAVAMLAPGGSPLVPHGAAKLSVQEDYPVFAPSYEEDSLAGYNCLRPENRSLSQTWNAINGLEGEGKSNEAVSFDNESANNEPQIPSIVERLSNRASSINRMLQLQIVPESNSVKSLSERTSSGECRFTTMHNTSRQEAVSLEMNMERRNLKNTKGTVASSKPEQSVKMQLKHRGPVLSWLFPKSRKKTKPDDMSQLPKVLEMSPKTVESENMSQLLKEWGALSLESLKKELLEANENKDAALTEVSEMRFALGELQQKLVNLEAYCEELKKALKQATHAKSSSQVQDKPNLSKRMKSIGGKKENTMPVSEEVMVEGFLQIVSEARLSVKQFCKTLVQQIEEREDDLSDKINLLLQPYQMMLNSKYSKGVIYHLEALMNQCLYQDFENCVFREDGSPRFLDPERECRENFSSFVSLRNLSWNEVLQKGTKFYSEDFSKFCDQKMSCLVTLLNWSSPWPEELLQCFFVAAKCIWMLHLLAFSFSPPLSILRVDENFNFDPIYMEDIPLERHRAQNPARVKIMAMPGFYVQDRVLKCRVLCRHGSLP, encoded by the exons ATGGACCTGCAGAGTggtagtggtggtggtggtggctgttCCGCCGAGGCGCATGGGATCCGCAGACAGGACATCCAGGAGGCGATTCTCAAAGCAGCAGAGCTGAGGGCTCTCCATGCAGCTCTGCTTCGAAGGGGCTCCGGCGGCAGCCCCGCTGTGGCCATGTTGGCTCCTGGCGGTTCCCCTTTAGTACCCCATGGGGCCGCCAAGTTGTCAGTGCAGGAAGACTATCCTGTCTTCGCGCCG AGTTACGAAGAGGATTCCCTCGCCGGATACAACTGTCTTCGTCCGGAGAATAGGAGCTTATCGCAAACATGGAATGCCATCAATGGCTTGGAAGGAGAAGGAAAAAGTAATGAAGCAGTTTCCTTTGATAATGAAAGCGCGAATAATGAACCACAGATTCCCTCTATAGTTGAGCGACTATCAAACAGAGCCTCAAGCATCAACCGCATGCTCCAGCTTCAAATTGTTCCAGAATCCAACAGTGTAAAGTCCTTGAGTGAAAGAACAAGTTCAGGTGAGTGTAGATTTACTACAATGCATAACACAAGCAGGCAGGAAGCTGTTTCATTGGAGATGAATATGGAACGAAGGAACCTCAAGAACACAAAAGGAACAGTGGCATCAAGCAAACCAGAACAATCTGTCAAAATGCAACTTAAACACAGAGGTCCAGTTCTTTCCTGGTTATTCCCAAAATCAAGAAAGAAAACTAAGCCAGACGATATGTCCCAACTTCCCAAAGTCCTTGAAATGTCACCAAAAACAGTGGAATCAGAGAATATGTCCCAACTTCTGAAAGAATGGGGAGCTCTTTCACTTGAATCACTCAAGAAGGAGCTCCTGGAGGCCAATGAAAATAAGGATGCTGCACTGACAGAAGTTTCAGAGATGAGATTCGCATTGGGTGAGCTTCAACAGAAGCTGGTCAACTTAGAAGCATACTGTGAAGAGCTGAAGAAGGCCTTAAAGCAGGCTACGCATGCAAAGAGCTCCTCCCAGGTTCAGGACAAGCCCAACTTGTCGAAGAGAATGAAGTCCATTGGTGGCAAAAAAGAGAATACGATGCCTGTTAGTGAAGAGGTAATGGTGGAGGGGTTCTTGCAGATCGTATCAGAAGCAAGGCTTTCTGTGAAGCAGTTTTGCAAGACACTCGTTCAGCAGATTGAAGAAAGGGAAGACGATTTGTCAGACAAAATAAATTTGCTTCTGCAACCGTATCAGATGATGTTGAATAGCAAGTATTCCAAAGGAGTAATTTATCACTTGGAAGCACTTATGAATCAATGTCTGTATCAGGATTTCGAGAACTGTGTGTTCCGTGAGGATGGATCTCCAAGATTTCTTGATCCTGAACGAGAGTGCCGGGAGAACTTCTCATCTTTTGTTTCCCTTCGGAATTTGAGCTGGAATGAGGTTTTGCAAAAGGGGACCAAGTTTTATAGTGAAGACTTCAGCAAGTTCTGCGATCAAAAAATGAGCTGCCTTGTTACGTTGCTGAATTGGTCGAGTCCATGGCCTGAAGAGCTTCTCCAGTGTTTCTTCGTCGCTGCCAAATGCATTTGGATGCTCCATTTGCTAGCATTTTCCTTCAGCCCACCTCTGAGTATCCTGAGAGTCGATGAAAATTTCAACTTCGATCCCATCTACATGGAAGATATTCCCTTAGAGAGACACAGAGCACAAAACCCTGCTCGGGTAAAGATCATGGCAATGCCAGGTTTTTATGTTCAAGATAGGGTGCTCAAGTGCAGGGTTCTTTGCAGGCATGGTTCTTTACCATag
- the LOC122027678 gene encoding zinc finger A20 and AN1 domain-containing stress-associated protein 11-like, producing the protein MSEKKRRGTVAQRVEEEAELQAAREAGVLCVNHCGFPGNPATGNMCRSCFLASASPLPSSCSAGSTPPILSPLPAPEEKNETVAAPAMPPPTKEVKRCLVCSRRVGLTGFRCRCGELFCGEHRYSDRHDCSFDYKAAARDAIARANPVVRAAKIARI; encoded by the coding sequence ATgtcggagaagaagaggagggggACGGTGGCTCAGCGGGTGGAGGAGGAGGCGGAGCTCCAAGCCGCCCGCGAAGCCGGCGTGCTCTGCGTCAACCACTGCGGGTTCCCCGGCAACCCCGCCACCGGCAACATGTGCCGCTCCTGCTTCCTTGCCTCAGCCTCCCCCCTGCCCAGTTCCTGCTCCGCCGGATCCACCCCTCCGATCCTGTCTCCCTTGCCGGCGCCGGAGGAGAAGAACGAGACCGTGGCGGCGCCAGCGATGCCGCCGCCGACGAAGGAGGTGAAGCGGTGCTTGGTGTGCTCGAGGAGGGTGGGGCTGACGGGGTTCCGGTGCCGGTGCGGGGAGCTGTTCTGCGGCGAGCACCGGTATTCCGACCGCCACGACTGCAGCTTCGACTACAAGGCGGCTGCCAGGGACGCGATCGCCCGAGCGAACCCCGTCGTCCGGGCAGCCAAGATCGCCAGGATCTAA